The following proteins come from a genomic window of Natrinema saccharevitans:
- a CDS encoding fluoride efflux transporter FluC has protein sequence MADPHPLVRLEALALIAIGGFAGSNLRFFAMGLLPDVASIVLVNAVASAVLAVVVYEAEAAGRLSSRARLVLTTGFLSSLSTYSTFALQAALASSPLALFGVVAANYGLGLVGVLAGRALARRLDGPRPVGGETT, from the coding sequence ATGGCAGACCCACATCCCCTCGTTCGACTCGAGGCGCTCGCGTTGATCGCGATCGGCGGCTTCGCCGGCTCGAACCTGCGGTTCTTCGCGATGGGGTTGCTCCCGGACGTAGCGTCGATCGTCCTCGTCAACGCGGTCGCCAGTGCGGTCCTCGCCGTCGTCGTCTACGAGGCCGAGGCTGCCGGCCGGCTGTCGTCGCGGGCGCGACTCGTCCTCACGACCGGCTTCCTCTCCTCGCTGTCGACCTACAGCACGTTCGCGTTACAGGCCGCGCTCGCGTCGTCGCCGCTCGCCCTGTTTGGCGTCGTCGCCGCCAACTACGGCCTCGGCCTGGTCGGGGTGCTGGCGGGCCGCGCGCTCGCGCGTCGCCTCGACGGTCCCCGACCCGTCGGTGGTGAGACGACGTGA
- a CDS encoding cation diffusion facilitator family transporter: MAGDVPADGSRTAFARASWANVLGNVVKIVAEGSAGLAFGSVALLADAAHSVADLVASVVVLVWGRSSFDEPDTTHPHGHDRIEPLTALFVGSVVALLGLNLLYRSLEGLVAGPDIEFSVLLLAALGFSIADMYLVYRYTVRINDRLQSTALTALAKDCLNDIYTSVAAIVGVLGVLVNYPILDPIAGGLVSLLVVYQGVEIGRENVDYLIGAAPGPEKRGEITAALRRHPAVEGVHDLTVFYDGTVLEVEVHAEVDGDMPFREAHDIESELVDRLRGLEDVGDAHVHLDPSGIGEWKESADG; this comes from the coding sequence ATGGCCGGAGACGTCCCCGCGGACGGTAGCCGGACGGCGTTCGCGCGAGCGTCGTGGGCGAACGTCCTCGGCAACGTCGTCAAGATCGTCGCCGAGGGGAGCGCGGGGCTGGCCTTCGGCAGCGTCGCCCTGCTCGCGGACGCGGCCCACTCGGTGGCGGACCTGGTCGCCAGCGTCGTCGTCCTCGTCTGGGGACGGAGTTCCTTCGACGAGCCGGACACGACCCATCCGCACGGCCACGACCGGATCGAGCCGCTGACGGCGCTTTTCGTCGGTTCGGTGGTCGCCCTCCTCGGGCTGAACCTGCTCTACCGATCCCTCGAGGGACTCGTGGCGGGTCCCGATATCGAGTTCAGCGTCCTGTTGCTCGCGGCGCTTGGCTTCTCGATCGCCGACATGTACCTGGTCTATCGCTACACCGTTCGGATCAACGATCGCCTCCAGTCGACTGCCCTCACCGCGCTCGCGAAGGACTGTCTGAACGACATCTACACCTCGGTCGCCGCCATCGTCGGCGTCCTCGGCGTCCTGGTGAACTATCCGATTCTCGACCCGATCGCCGGCGGACTCGTCAGCCTGCTCGTCGTCTATCAGGGCGTCGAGATCGGCCGGGAAAACGTCGACTACCTGATCGGTGCCGCCCCCGGGCCGGAGAAACGGGGCGAGATCACGGCCGCTCTCCGTCGCCACCCGGCCGTCGAGGGCGTCCACGACCTGACGGTCTTCTACGACGGTACCGTCCTCGAGGTCGAGGTCCACGCCGAGGTCGACGGCGACATGCCGTTCCGGGAGGCCCACGACATCGAGTCGGAACTGGTCGATCGTCTGCGGGGACTCGAGGATGTCGGCGACGCGCACGTCCACCTCGACCCCTCGGGGATCGGCGAGTGGAAGGAGTCGGCCGACGGGTGA
- a CDS encoding ATP-binding protein: protein MNHDAPYSRRLLAPSSWLERSSLPHLISAFGGLSIAGLVGWWLAFADGLGATAYLTSLLSIGVPAVGLGWGGHRLVESDIDESRYARICKWCFGGAVGFLAVNMLSIVFFPADSLAANSTWAHFALNTGAVGGFAVGYVEARAIQREVQATAATVRARQLEDERELLAYLNDLLRHEVLNSSQIIGGHATLLRAECDREDVHDRLETIERESDDLVGVIEDVRAMLDANRGPQNGAAVDLVAVLGAQLAECRARFDGADIEADLPETARVRANEGVEWIFKNLLENAIEHNEGTARVRVTAETTPETVVVRVTDDGPGIAEADRETLFERRSTNHGLGLYLSRILANRYGGSVELRETGPDGSVFAVTLRRAAAARDAAERSP, encoded by the coding sequence ATGAACCACGACGCGCCGTACTCGAGGCGGCTCCTCGCCCCATCGTCGTGGCTCGAGCGGTCGTCGCTGCCCCACCTCATCAGCGCGTTCGGCGGGCTCTCGATCGCCGGCCTCGTCGGCTGGTGGCTCGCCTTCGCGGACGGACTCGGCGCGACGGCCTACCTGACCAGCCTGCTCTCGATCGGCGTCCCCGCCGTCGGACTGGGCTGGGGCGGCCACAGGCTCGTGGAAAGCGATATCGACGAGAGCCGGTACGCCCGGATCTGCAAGTGGTGTTTCGGCGGCGCGGTCGGCTTTCTGGCGGTCAACATGCTGTCGATCGTCTTCTTTCCCGCCGACTCGCTGGCGGCCAACTCCACCTGGGCCCACTTCGCGCTCAACACGGGTGCCGTCGGCGGGTTCGCCGTCGGCTACGTCGAAGCGCGGGCCATCCAGCGGGAGGTCCAAGCCACGGCCGCCACGGTCCGCGCCCGACAACTCGAGGACGAACGGGAGCTGCTTGCGTATCTGAACGATCTGTTGCGACACGAGGTCCTCAACTCCTCGCAGATCATCGGGGGCCACGCGACGCTCCTGCGGGCGGAGTGTGATCGCGAGGACGTCCACGACCGCCTCGAGACGATCGAACGCGAGAGCGACGACCTCGTCGGCGTCATCGAGGACGTCCGGGCGATGCTGGACGCGAATCGGGGGCCACAGAACGGGGCCGCGGTCGATCTCGTCGCGGTACTCGGGGCGCAACTGGCCGAGTGTCGCGCCCGGTTCGACGGCGCCGACATCGAGGCCGATCTGCCGGAAACCGCCCGCGTCAGGGCCAACGAAGGCGTCGAGTGGATCTTCAAGAATCTCCTCGAGAACGCGATCGAACACAACGAGGGCACGGCCCGCGTTCGGGTCACCGCCGAGACGACGCCGGAAACCGTCGTCGTCAGGGTCACCGACGACGGCCCGGGGATCGCCGAAGCCGACAGGGAAACGCTGTTCGAACGCAGATCGACCAACCACGGGCTCGGGCTCTACCTCTCACGGATCCTCGCGAACAGGTACGGGGGCAGCGTCGAACTCCGCGAGACCGGCCCGGACGGCAGCGTCTTTGCGGTGACCTTACGGCGGGCGGCGGCCGCGAGGGACGCGGCCGAACGGTCACCGTAG
- a CDS encoding MBL fold metallo-hydrolase: MAIGDVREVTAGDCSDLYYLDTGMYGTSGYGAVYILDDDRPAVVDTGIGTNYDLLREALAEVGIDREDLAAIALTHVHLDHAGGAGFLAEDYPNADVYVPSLGADHIADPSRLIAGTKAAVGDQWEHYVEPESVPEDRVVAIEGGDSIDLGTHELRAHAAPGHAPHQVVYEDPTNDAVFVADAAGIWVPDVERIRPTSPPSNFDLEQCLADVETLQDLDPDVLLYPHFGPRYVGDDADRALDEYAAVLEEWADRVADKRRELGDDEAVLEYFADEAELADVWGREKASEEAKLNTRGVLGYLDHRE; this comes from the coding sequence ATGGCAATCGGAGACGTCCGCGAGGTTACCGCCGGCGACTGTTCGGACCTCTACTACCTCGATACGGGAATGTACGGAACGAGCGGCTACGGTGCCGTTTACATCCTCGACGACGACCGTCCGGCGGTCGTCGACACGGGGATCGGCACGAATTACGACCTGCTTCGCGAGGCACTCGCCGAGGTCGGCATCGATCGCGAGGACCTCGCGGCCATCGCGCTGACGCACGTCCACCTCGATCACGCCGGCGGGGCCGGCTTTCTCGCCGAAGACTACCCGAACGCCGACGTCTACGTCCCCTCGCTGGGAGCGGATCACATCGCTGATCCCTCCCGGCTGATCGCGGGAACCAAGGCGGCCGTCGGCGACCAGTGGGAACATTACGTCGAACCCGAGTCCGTCCCCGAGGACCGGGTCGTCGCGATCGAGGGCGGCGACAGCATCGATCTCGGGACACACGAACTCCGCGCCCACGCGGCCCCCGGCCACGCGCCCCACCAGGTCGTCTACGAAGATCCCACAAACGACGCGGTCTTCGTCGCCGACGCCGCCGGCATCTGGGTCCCCGACGTCGAACGAATCAGGCCGACCTCGCCGCCCTCGAACTTCGACCTCGAGCAGTGTCTCGCCGACGTCGAGACGCTGCAGGACCTCGACCCCGACGTCTTGCTGTACCCGCACTTCGGCCCCCGATACGTCGGCGACGACGCCGACCGGGCCCTCGACGAGTACGCGGCCGTCCTCGAGGAGTGGGCCGACCGGGTCGCCGACAAACGCCGCGAACTCGGCGACGACGAGGCGGTCCTCGAGTACTTCGCCGACGAGGCCGAACTGGCCGACGTCTGGGGCAGGGAGAAAGCCAGCGAGGAGGCGAAACTGAACACGCGCGGCGTTCTCGGTTATCTCGACCACCGGGAGTGA